The DNA sequence AACGCCGTGCGCAAGGCTGCCGGACTTGACCGGCTGCGCATCATCGCCGCCGATCCTACGCAGGGGCAGGGGACTTCAGTTGCGGCCGGAAAATATCTGACGCGCAAGACCTATGTTGAACTCATAACCGATGGCCAAGGCTATTCCGCAACGCGCATGGAATATCAGGTCACCCGTTGGCTTTCTCTGCTGGCGTCGATTTCTACTCTCGGCCGGGAAAGTGCAAACGTCCGAATTTCCAAAGATTACTGACCTTCCCTGCTTTCCTGTCGTTGCCGAAATACCACAATTTCAGCTGTTTATCTCAGGTTCATGAAACCATTGCCTGCGGTGGGACTTCCATCACTTCCTCCTGAAGGAGGTGAGTGACAATGGAGTATCCTATGCGGAAAATAATGGTCGCAACCCTGCTGGCTGGATCGGCCGTAGCCTCTCCTGCCCTGGCACAGGATGCCGGTGCCACTTTCACCGGGCCAAGGGTCGAAGCCATTTTGGGCTATGATCATACCGGCGCCGGCAGCAGCGTGGACAACGACAATAGCAGAGATGATCAGTCGATCGACGGGCTGCTATATGGCGTAGGCGCGGGCTATGATGTCAATCTCGGCAGCGCTGTCGTGGGTGTTGAGGGCGAATTCACAGATTCCACCGCCAAGAGCAGCAGAAACCCCTTCACCAGCCAGTTCGGTTTCGGCCGTGTCAGCCAGGGCCGTGACCTCTACGTCGGCGCCCGTGCTGGCATACTCGCCAGCCCGAACACCCTTGTCTATGTGAAGGGTGGCTACACCAACACAAAGCTGAACGTGCTTGCAGGCGACACCGACGAAACAACCGATACCGCCTTCAAGCTCGACGGCTGGAGGATCGGTGGCGGCGTTGAACGCGCCTTCAACCAGAACATGTTCGGAAAGCTGGAGTATCGCTACTCAAAATATGACAGCGCGCACATCGATTTCATGAATGGCGCGACGAGCAGCGAATTCGACATCGATACCGATCGTCATCAGGTCGTTGCCAGCGTAGGC is a window from the Sphingobium sp. Cam5-1 genome containing:
- a CDS encoding outer membrane protein; this encodes MRKIMVATLLAGSAVASPALAQDAGATFTGPRVEAILGYDHTGAGSSVDNDNSRDDQSIDGLLYGVGAGYDVNLGSAVVGVEGEFTDSTAKSSRNPFTSQFGFGRVSQGRDLYVGARAGILASPNTLVYVKGGYTNTKLNVLAGDTDETTDTAFKLDGWRIGGGVERAFNQNMFGKLEYRYSKYDSAHIDFMNGATSSEFDIDTDRHQVVASVGWRF